Part of the Companilactobacillus zhachilii genome is shown below.
TTCTGGTTTGACCTGGTCAGCTTGGGTTAAAACTTTTTTGAATTTCTTATTGAAATCAGCACGTGGAATCATCACGATATGTCCACAGCCTAAGCATTTAACCTTAATATCCGCCCCTAAGCGAATAACTTCCCAGCGATTTTCCCCACATGCGTGAGGCTTTTTCATTGTGATAATATCTCCAAGTTTAAACATACAATTCCTCTAATCTAAATGGATTCCTAATATGTCTAAAATACGGTTCAAATCTTCCGTATTTGTAAAATCGATTTCGAGTTTTCCATGACCGCTGCGAGTTTCTTTAACTGAAACTGGCGTATCAAAACGTTCCACCAATTTTTCTTCAGTTGCCCGAATGTAAGGTGACTTTTGAGCAACTTTCTTTTTCTTCTTACTATCATGTTTTGATTCAGTAGCTAACTGCTCGAGTTGACGAACTGTTAAATCTTCACTGACTGCACGCTTAGCAAGTTTATCAATTTGATCTTTATCTTTCAAACTGAGCAAGGTTCTCGCTTGTCCCATTGAAAGTTCACCGTTTTGAACTAATTTCTTAGTTGCATCAGGTAAATTCAATAGTCGCAAGTAGTTAGCAATGTAAGGACGACTCTTGCCTAATCTTTGGGAAACCTGTTCTTGAGTAAGATTCAATTTCGTAATCAAGGTTTGATATGCATCAGCCTCTTCAAGTGGCGTTAAATCTTCACGTTGTAAGTTTTCCAAAACAGCGATTTCCATCATCCCTGATTCACTCAACGGCCGAACAATAGCTGGGATAGTGGTTTTCTTAGCAATCTTACTTGCACGGTAACGTCTTTCACCAGCGATAATTTCAAAACCATTGACACTTTCACGAACAATGATTGGTTGGAAGACACCATTTTGTTCAATGGAATGAGCTAATTCGTTCAAAGCATGCTCATCAAAAGTTTTTCTAGGTTGGTACGGATTAGGACGAATATCATCGATCGATAGGTCAACAACTGTCTCACTATTTTCATCGATGGCTTCGAATTCAGAAAAAATCGCGTCGATTCCTCTGCCTAAACCTTTTTTATTTTTGCTTGATGCCATTACGCTTTAACACCTCCTTAGCAAGATCACGATAAGCTTTAGCCCCCTTTGACTTAGCGTCATAGTCAACAATGGGTTGTCCATAACTAGGTGCTTCAGCTAGACGTGTGTTTCGAGGAACGATTGTTTTATAAACTGAATCGCCGAAATATGATTTAACTTCGTCGACAACTTGAGCGCCCAAATTTGTTCGAACATCAAGCATGGTGATCAAAACTCCTTCGATAGCTAAGTTAGTATTGAAATGTTTTTGAACTAAACGGATAGTGTTCAACAATTGACTCAATCCTTCCAGCGCATAATACTCACTTTGAACTGGAATAATAATTGAATCACTTGCTGTAAAGGCATTAGTTGAAAGTTGTCCCAGTGAAGGTGGGCAGTCGATCAAAATAATATCGTATTCTGAATCGACCTCTTCAATTCCAGCTCGTAAACGAGTTTCACGGGCCATCATGGAAGTAAGTTCCATCTCTGCACCGGCCAATTGAATTGTTGCAGGAACAATATCAAGATTTTTATGTTCAGTATGAATAATCGTCTTCTTGAGCGGATATTCATTTACTAAAACATCGTAAACATCTTTTTCAACATTGGCTTTTTTAATACCTAATCCGCTGGTTGCATTTCCTTGTGGATCAGTATCGATAATCAATACTTTTTGACCCATATCAGTTAAACATGCTCCCAAATTGATGGTGGTTGTGGTTTTTCCGACACCACCTTTTTGATTTGCAACAGATATTTTTCGTGCCATTTTATTCCCCTATCTCTAGAAATTGCCGAACAACTTCACAAAATATTTATCTATGGTAATCACTCTTTGGCGCTTTTGCCATAACTCTATAATCTTATCATTTTTATTCAATTGTTTAATAGGTTTGCCGTTTCCGGAGCCAAGAAAGATTAACTGGCAGTGCGGACCGGTCTGAGCCAAGGTCTCAGACCTCAGTTTGAAGCCTTGCAAGCAAGTCTCCAAACATGCCCGGTGCTGTAAGGCCGAGAAAACCACTCGACCTAACACCACTTTCACTGCCTGTTAATCTTTCTTGGCTCCTCCGACTATGGTATTTGTTATATTAATATTTTTAGATTAGTGACTACTTCACGAGTGGTTTTTTAGCGGGTGTTCCTGGTTTACGAGGGTACTTCTTCGGTGTTTTGTTAATTTTACTTACAAAGATAAAATTACGGATTCCAGCGTCGTTTGGTAACTCGACTGATTCTTGTTGCTTAATTTCTCCACCTAATGTTTGGATAGCAAATTTTGCTGTTTCCAATTCTTCTGGGGCTTTTTCGGATTTCATTGCAACAAATTGACCGCCAATTTTAACTAATGGTAAACAAAATTCTGTTAATACATTCATGGCTGCCACGGCTCTGGCTGTTACTACATCAAATGATTCACGGAATTGGGGATTTTTACCAACTTCTTCTGCACGTCCATGAACTAAATTGACGTTATCCAAATTCAACTTGTTAACTAATGTATCTAAAAACTTGATCCGTTTATTCAACGAGTCAACGATGGTAATTTTTAGTTTTGGATTGATAATTTTTAATGGCAATGATGGAAAACCTGCTCCTGATCCGACATCACATAAGGTTAATTCTTCATTTAATAATTTTTCATCCACAAATCCTAAGACGATTGAATCATAAAAATGTTTCAAATAAACTTGGTCTTCTTCGGTAATTGAAGTTAAATTCATAACCTTGTTGGTCTCGACTAATTCATGAAAATAAGTTGCGAACTGATCTTTCTGTGTTGCACTTAAATCAATGCCCTGTTTAGCTAGAGCTTCAAAAAATTCTTCCGGTTTCATTGACATACCTCCACTCGTGAAACACATGTTTCACACCCTTTTATCCTATATTAATGAGAGCGTTAATTCAATGATGAGTTCAGAAAGTCTTTTTAAATTATTGTTGTACTTGCAACAAAATAGTTTTATTATATTCTTAATTTATTTTAACGGAGGTTACTGATGATTAGCGTTAAAAGTACAAATGAACTCAGTCCTAAAGAATTGATTGATATTTTAAAAGCTCGTGTAGCTGTTTTTGTAGTTGAACAAAACTGTCCTTATCAAGAAGTGGATGATGATGATTACAACGACTTGCATGTTTGTTTAATCGAGAATGGCGATTTGGAGGCCTACACACGTATTATCGACAAAGGTGACCATATTACTTTCGGTCGTGTCTTAGTTGTTGAGAAGTATCGTAAGCATGGTTTAGGTGCAAAAATTGTCGGTGCAACGATTGACGAGATCAAAAAACGTTTCCCTAATATGCCTATTCAAATTCAAGCACAGGCTTACTTACAGGATTTTTATGCGGGATTTGGTTTCAAAGCTATCTCCGAAGTGTACTTAGAAGATAACATCCCTCATTTGGACATGTTAATGAAATAAAAAAGTGTATCGGCAAAATATGTGAATTGGTTCTTTCTCAACTTTGGTCATAGAAGTAAATATAAAAAGGGCTAGATATTTTTTCTTGGTATCCAGAAAAAATATCTAGCCTTTTGATTACGTTAAATCTTAATTTTTCCAATTTATTTAGTAAAAAAGCGTCCAATCATCAAATGATTGAACGCCGTGTCGCCCCTGCCAAGGAACTTAATTTTAACACATCTCAGCGCAACCTTCAGGTAAGCAATCGCATTTAACATGTTCAGGAGCAGTTGCCAATTTCCTATCAAGTGTCTTTTGAAGCATCTTGATATCTGCTTGGCTAATATCCATTGTTTCAATCAATTCATCTAAGACTGAACCAGATTTATGGGCACAAAAATCGGCGAATAAACTATTAGCATATTCATTCATAGTTGCCTGTTCTTCAACCGTTGCAGAATAAATGTAACGTCCTTTTTCCTTTTCACGGCTAAGGAATTCCTTTTTAGTCAAACGAGTGATCAATGTCTTGATGGTGGAATCAGACCATGTTTGTTTCTTTTGCATCAGATTGATTATTTCGGAACTTGTCACATGTTTCAAGGTCCAGACAATTCTCATAATTTGCCATTCAGCTGAAGAAATCTCAACTTTTTTCTGTTCTTTCTTTACGGTATCCATCAAAACCTTCCTCTCATAATGACAACATTATATAACAACTGTCGTCTGCAAACTGGAGAAATGAGATGATTGTCATAAATTAGACCTTTTTAATTAGCCAATTCTTTCTTTTCATCATAAACTTCAACACAATAGTCTTTTTGACCACAGGCTGGACAAACAAGTTTTCTAGCTCTTGCGTTGTGCTTCCCCCAAAAAGCCGCCCAAAACTTTGGTTTAAATTCGGTATTACAGTTCGGACAAATATAATTGGTATTTTGATAATAAAAGCGGCTTAACCAAGCGGCCATTACCAAAACCAATGTCATTCCTAGCGCAAATGGCAACCAATCGCCCTTCATAATTCCCCAAACTAAAGTACCAACTTCAATAATGTCTAGCGGAAAACCCAAAAGCAACATCTTCATATGAACTTTTCTTAAAGCTTTTTTATTTTTCATAATATTTTCGATATCTCCAATGTCTTTAATTTTTACTTGGTCGATTTGTGGCAAACTACGCTTTATTTCTTCAATTTTTTTTATTTGTTCTTTGGAAGTTTGTAATTGTGTTTTTAAACCTATCAATTGTTGATCCAGCAAAAGGTTCATAACTTTCATTGAATTATTACTATCCAGAATTTCACTAATTGATTTTAGCGTTAAACCTAAATTTTTTAATAATAAAATCAATTTCAGTTTATTTAAATCCGCATCGGTATAAATACGTTTGCCATTAGCATAAATTTCACTCGGCTTTAGTAAATTCTTTTTATCATAGTACTGAATTGTTCTGACCGAGACTTGAGTCATTTTGGCTAACTCACCAGTCGTATACTCGGACATAATATTCACCTCCTTGATTCTATTTATAGCTTATTACCTTAGGTCGTCTGCAAGCTTTATTTATGGAAAAAAGCATAACGGCGTTTTATAATGAATTTGCATAAATATATTTGTTAATGTTATTTACAGAATTTGTATATACCATTGATATAAATTCGGAATTATCATAAAATATTCTATTATCAGTCAATATTGAGATAGGGGGAATTAATACGAAATATAGTTTTTTTGTACAGTCACAAGTAAACAAAAGTGACAATTCAGTTTTTGGCTATGAAGTACTCTTGCGTAAGGAAGATAATGGTGCTTGGCACTTGCCACAAGACTTTACGGAGTTATCCATTGAAGATCAAGTGCAATTGGTCGAGCAAACGGCTGCTGTCATTAAGAAGAATGCTGGTAGTAACAAGGTTATATCATTTAATTTAAATAGTGAACAAGCCAATGATCCATATACACTTGGGGAAGTAATTGCCTTAAAAAAACGTATTAACCCCGTTGCCCTAACAATTGAATTGACTGAAGCAATGCCTTTGGAACAAATCAAACAATTTAGCGTCCTACTTCATCAATATGGTATCTCATTAGTTATCGATGATGTCGGTACCGGTTCAAACACCTTTGATAATATCAAACATCTTTTACCTTACGTTGATAAAATCAAACTAGCAATGCAAAACCTTCGTATGTCTGGAAAAGCTAATAAGATTCCTGAATATGTTTCATTCTGGGTTCAACAAGCTGAAAGATACTGTCTAGACATGGTTCTAGAGGGTGTTGAGGATGGCAAAGATCAACTACTTGCTAAGAAATACGGAATTAATATTCAACAAGGTTACCTTTACGGTAAGCCTGTTATGCCTTAGCCATAGATACTGAATTAATTTAAGTACACAAGCAAAAAGCAGTTTAACAATCTTTCATGGTTGTTAAACTGCTTTTATTTTTGTCTGCCGTCTCCGGGAGCAAGGGATTTAGGTTGCTGTGGGGACCACCTGGAGCCAAGGTCTCCAGGTTCGATTTTGAACTTCGAGAAAATCACTCGAATTTCAAAACTCGTCCCGTGGTGTAGGCGCTAAAGCGCCAACGCCACCTTCACTGCTACCTAAATCCCTTGCTCCCTCCGACTAGTTCATTCGCTATTTCTAATAAAATTGCCCAATAGTTTGAAGTTTCGTCGATTTTTTACACTTAACTGAAGATAAAAAATCACCTTCATCAAATTATCTTCTATGCCAAAGCATCCCAAGCTGACAATACAACGGGTTCTTGATTATACTCGGAAAGTTCTTTTTCGGTTAGATACTTTTTATTGATGACAACATCATAGACGTAGTCTTCAAACCACTTTTGGTCCATTGTGTAATAACCTTTTTCGCCGTATTTTTCGCCCCATGAGTTTTCTACTTTCCAGCGATTTGGTTGTCCTTGAATAAGGTTTACACCGGTTAAGGTCATTGCATGGGAAACTTCTCCTTGGCCGTAATCGAGTCTTTGAGCTTTATCCATTTGTGAATCAATCCCGAATAGTTGGTCATATTGATAAATATTTCCTAACAAATACCCATTTTTACGGTCAGAATCTTCTAGCACGTCGTTTCCAAACCAAATTGGATCATTGCCTTTTAGTTGTTCAATGGCCAATTCTTGAAGGCGTTCCATTGGTAGGTTGAGAAACTTTTGCGTCTTACCTCCTACCATGCTGCTTTCGGTATCAATTGAATATACTTGATGATATTTTTTATTTGTCTGTGGTGAGTTTACTAAATCAACAAAATCATCAACATCAATCGTAAAGTAACGTTTTAAAAATTCTTTAGGTGTGATTTTGTCAGCGGCGATTAATTTACCATCGTCTGCTTGTAATGACAATTCAAAATCAGTTGGTGGCATTCCGAATGAGTAAACACATAACTTGTAAACTTCAGCCAACATGTCATCGAGTCGCTTATCTAACTCATCTTTGGTTGCTTTATCATGCACCATTTGTCTCAATTCAATCCCATTTTTACGGAGCAATTTGCCTAGTACATCGTCAAATTCAGTTGTATTATCTGATGCACTCGTTTCAGGCATGACGTAATTTGGCACGACACCATATTTTTTAACTAAATTGGCTGCATTTTGCCATAATCCGCCGTCACCATTAGGATAGGAGAATAAAGAATTGACCTTTCGATCTTCGACTGGCAAATCAGCCGTCTGCAAAATTTCTTGATAAAAATAATTTGATTTTTCTAGACGATCCCAGAATGATAAATAATTTTGAGAAAGCTCAAAGTCTTTCAGATTATGCTTGTTAGCAAAATCAGTTCTCAATGTGTTCAAGGCTGAGAACAACCAGCAACGTCCAGAGTGCTTTTGATCAGATACTTTTCCCGTATCAACAGTCACGTTGAATGACGGATTAAGGATCGTTTTTACTTCCGGATTTTCAGTAGCACTAAATATTCCAACTTGTGCTACTGCATTTTTAAGAACATTATTAATTGCATCTTGATTTAAGTTCTTGTTAAAATCTGCTAAAATCTCTTTATTGATTTCTTTT
Proteins encoded:
- a CDS encoding DUF951 domain-containing protein → MFKLGDIITMKKPHACGENRWEVIRLGADIKVKCLGCGHIVMIPRADFNKKFKKVLTQADQVKPENEEHYLKKDQLMPSNFIKRNEE
- a CDS encoding ParA family protein, whose protein sequence is MARKISVANQKGGVGKTTTTINLGACLTDMGQKVLIIDTDPQGNATSGLGIKKANVEKDVYDVLVNEYPLKKTIIHTEHKNLDIVPATIQLAGAEMELTSMMARETRLRAGIEEVDSEYDIILIDCPPSLGQLSTNAFTASDSIIIPVQSEYYALEGLSQLLNTIRLVQKHFNTNLAIEGVLITMLDVRTNLGAQVVDEVKSYFGDSVYKTIVPRNTRLAEAPSYGQPIVDYDAKSKGAKAYRDLAKEVLKRNGIKQK
- a CDS encoding ParB/RepB/Spo0J family partition protein, translated to MASSKNKKGLGRGIDAIFSEFEAIDENSETVVDLSIDDIRPNPYQPRKTFDEHALNELAHSIEQNGVFQPIIVRESVNGFEIIAGERRYRASKIAKKTTIPAIVRPLSESGMMEIAVLENLQREDLTPLEEADAYQTLITKLNLTQEQVSQRLGKSRPYIANYLRLLNLPDATKKLVQNGELSMGQARTLLSLKDKDQIDKLAKRAVSEDLTVRQLEQLATESKHDSKKKKKVAQKSPYIRATEEKLVERFDTPVSVKETRSGHGKLEIDFTNTEDLNRILDILGIHLD
- a CDS encoding CopY/TcrY family copper transport repressor, whose protein sequence is MDTVKKEQKKVEISSAEWQIMRIVWTLKHVTSSEIINLMQKKQTWSDSTIKTLITRLTKKEFLSREKEKGRYIYSATVEEQATMNEYANSLFADFCAHKSGSVLDELIETMDISQADIKMLQKTLDRKLATAPEHVKCDCLPEGCAEMC
- a CDS encoding C1 family peptidase; translated protein: MTKEINKEILADFNKNLNQDAINNVLKNAVAQVGIFSATENPEVKTILNPSFNVTVDTGKVSDQKHSGRCWLFSALNTLRTDFANKHNLKDFELSQNYLSFWDRLEKSNYFYQEILQTADLPVEDRKVNSLFSYPNGDGGLWQNAANLVKKYGVVPNYVMPETSASDNTTEFDDVLGKLLRKNGIELRQMVHDKATKDELDKRLDDMLAEVYKLCVYSFGMPPTDFELSLQADDGKLIAADKITPKEFLKRYFTIDVDDFVDLVNSPQTNKKYHQVYSIDTESSMVGGKTQKFLNLPMERLQELAIEQLKGNDPIWFGNDVLEDSDRKNGYLLGNIYQYDQLFGIDSQMDKAQRLDYGQGEVSHAMTLTGVNLIQGQPNRWKVENSWGEKYGEKGYYTMDQKWFEDYVYDVVINKKYLTEKELSEYNQEPVVLSAWDALA
- a CDS encoding MerR family transcriptional regulator, which translates into the protein MSEYTTGELAKMTQVSVRTIQYYDKKNLLKPSEIYANGKRIYTDADLNKLKLILLLKNLGLTLKSISEILDSNNSMKVMNLLLDQQLIGLKTQLQTSKEQIKKIEEIKRSLPQIDQVKIKDIGDIENIMKNKKALRKVHMKMLLLGFPLDIIEVGTLVWGIMKGDWLPFALGMTLVLVMAAWLSRFYYQNTNYICPNCNTEFKPKFWAAFWGKHNARARKLVCPACGQKDYCVEVYDEKKELAN
- a CDS encoding GNAT family N-acetyltransferase, producing MISVKSTNELSPKELIDILKARVAVFVVEQNCPYQEVDDDDYNDLHVCLIENGDLEAYTRIIDKGDHITFGRVLVVEKYRKHGLGAKIVGATIDEIKKRFPNMPIQIQAQAYLQDFYAGFGFKAISEVYLEDNIPHLDMLMK
- a CDS encoding EAL domain-containing protein produces the protein MNTKYSFFVQSQVNKSDNSVFGYEVLLRKEDNGAWHLPQDFTELSIEDQVQLVEQTAAVIKKNAGSNKVISFNLNSEQANDPYTLGEVIALKKRINPVALTIELTEAMPLEQIKQFSVLLHQYGISLVIDDVGTGSNTFDNIKHLLPYVDKIKLAMQNLRMSGKANKIPEYVSFWVQQAERYCLDMVLEGVEDGKDQLLAKKYGINIQQGYLYGKPVMP
- the rsmG gene encoding 16S rRNA (guanine(527)-N(7))-methyltransferase RsmG, which translates into the protein MKPEEFFEALAKQGIDLSATQKDQFATYFHELVETNKVMNLTSITEEDQVYLKHFYDSIVLGFVDEKLLNEELTLCDVGSGAGFPSLPLKIINPKLKITIVDSLNKRIKFLDTLVNKLNLDNVNLVHGRAEEVGKNPQFRESFDVVTARAVAAMNVLTEFCLPLVKIGGQFVAMKSEKAPEELETAKFAIQTLGGEIKQQESVELPNDAGIRNFIFVSKINKTPKKYPRKPGTPAKKPLVK